The following coding sequences lie in one Portunus trituberculatus isolate SZX2019 chromosome 12, ASM1759143v1, whole genome shotgun sequence genomic window:
- the LOC123502643 gene encoding uncharacterized protein LOC123502643 yields MYVSAMNYSASYIFSRDLSKLATLRESALFTALAVADAGEKEQLERIVMRIPNLPLNYMLDSKPVKYTKSIKCSKYPTLYDIQFNNIYWQVLHTTNGTFYLYSAFFDNRPASPEKPSVRILAMVDRVTPAVTTRCQLWYEGEKEPIVSKISEYKYIWVKSYGNYKNGILQPYLLQCIVPKDFNKRVPLSVSLVEDRCDPPKNNLRVINNLPGEGGKENFAVCVKGISGSQDNSLKMVEWLELMFLLSLTDCRGERTSIPELRATTLPTPPDRFVYVFRQPVPCTGCSSNKMTKTRGQHNQAAGQTAQQGTSTGPAASSVPPVVSSPTPSAPSVLTTTNVTNPVCTSPADLLSLVTADTATISEEGKTIVNTIVKAVQILINQKDQTIEKMQNHIVQLENKIAELENEIEEEKEMLERKVGDLKKELAGIEGSLRDAEEKSTKLQHQLSSKVEELKKQQNIIHKSSRKDQRLFSQTTLALAGS; encoded by the exons ATGTATGTATCTGCTATGAATTACAGCGCCTCTTATATCTTCAGCAGGGACCTCTCCAAGTTGGCGACGCTGAGGGAGAGTGCACTTTTCACAGCATTGGCTGTGGCTGATGCCGGTGAAAAGGAACAACTGGAAAGAATTGTGATGCGGATTCCTAACCTGCCTTTGAATTACATGCTTGACAGCAAACCTGTGAAATACACAAAAAGCATCAAGTGTAGCAAGTACCCGACCTTGTATGATATTCAGTTTAACAACATCTACTGGCAAGTCCTCCACACCACAAACGGAACCTTTTACTTATACAGTGCCTTTTTTGACAATCGTCCAGCATCCCCTGAAAAGCCGTCCGTTCGCATTTTGGCCATGGTAGATCGTGTCACCCCTGCCGTTACCACCCGCTGCCAGCTCTGGTATGAAGGCGAAAAGGAGCCAATCGTATCCAAGATTTCCGAATACAAATATATTTGGGTTAAATCATATGGTAATTACAAGAATGGTATCTTGCAACCTTACCTTCTTCAATGCATTGTCCCTAAGGATTTCAACAAGCGAGTGCCGCTCTCAGTATCCCTGGTGGAAGATCGATGTGATCCCCCCAAAAATAACTTGCGAGTCATTAACAATCTCCCAGgtgaaggtggaaaggaaaACTTTGCTGTTTGTGTCAAAGGAATAAGTGGATCACAAGACAACAGCTTGAAAATGGTAGAGTGGTTGGAGTTgatgttccttctctctctgactgactgtcgtGGTGAGCGGACGTCCATACCTGAGCTGCGCGCTACCACACTGCCTACACCACCTGATCGCTTTGTTTACGTATTTCGCCAGCCAGTCCCTTGCACTGGCTGCTCCAG CAACAAGATGACAAAGACAAGAGGACAACATAACCAGGCGGCCGGTCAGACAGCCCAGCAGGGTACGTCTACTGGGCCAGCAGCTTCGTCAGTTCCTCCAGTGGTTTCCTCACCTACCCCTTCTGCGCCATCAGTGCTGACCACCACCAACGTGACTAACCCTGTGTGTACCTCACCCGCCGACCTTCTGAGTCTCGTTACCGCTGACACTGCCACCATATCAGAGGAAGGTAAAACTATTGTTAACACCATTGTGAAAGCTGTGCAGATCCTAATTAATCAGAAAGACCAGACAATAGAAAAGATGCAAAATCACATTGTTCAACTTGAAAACAAAATTGCAGAATTAGAAAATGAAATTGAAGAA gaaaaagaaatgctgGAAAGAAAAGTTGGTGATCTGAAGAAAGAGTTGGCAGGCATAGAAGGTTCCTTGAGAGATGCTGAGGAAAAAAGTACCAAGCTGCAACACCAACTCTCCAGTAAGGTTGAAGAACTGAAGAAGCAACAGAATATCATACACAAGAGCAGCAGAAAGGATCAG